From one Helicobacter ganmani genomic stretch:
- the tpx gene encoding thiol peroxidase has protein sequence MVTFKGNAVTLAGKAVQVGDKAPKVDLVAGDLSVKSVGGASGKYQIINVVPSLDTGVCATQTRKFNEKAANIPNTQVFVVSLDLPFAQGRFCSTEGIENVIALSDFRNKDFGDSYGVILAGSPLEGLLTRAVFVVNPDGQIVHKEIVSEITSEPDYEAALKAVK, from the coding sequence ATGGTAACTTTTAAAGGTAACGCAGTAACACTTGCGGGTAAAGCAGTTCAAGTTGGAGATAAAGCACCAAAGGTTGATTTGGTAGCAGGAGATTTAAGTGTCAAAAGCGTAGGTGGAGCAAGTGGTAAATACCAAATTATCAATGTTGTACCTTCTTTGGATACAGGAGTTTGCGCAACACAAACAAGAAAATTTAATGAAAAAGCAGCAAATATTCCTAATACACAAGTTTTTGTTGTTTCTCTTGACCTTCCTTTTGCTCAAGGCAGATTTTGTTCTACTGAAGGAATTGAAAATGTAATTGCATTGAGTGATTTTAGAAATAAGGATTTTGGAGATTCTTATGGCGTGATTCTAGCAGGTTCTCCATTAGAGGGCTTACTAACACGCGCAGTATTTGTTGTCAATCCTGATGGACAAATCGTGCATAAAGAAATTGTAAGTGAAATTACAAGCGAGCCAGATTACGAAGCTGCATTAAAAGCTGTAAAATAA
- the tsaD gene encoding tRNA (adenosine(37)-N6)-threonylcarbamoyltransferase complex transferase subunit TsaD codes for MSGLILSIESSCDDSSIALTQIDSKLLIFHQKISQEKQHSAFGGVVPELASRLHAESLPLILEKVKPYFKEVKAIAITTEPGLNVTLMEGLIMAKTLAFSLNIPIIGVNHLKGHLYSLFLESEAVFPLGVLLVSGGHTLLLEAQGFHDISICAQSLDDSFGESFDKVAKMLLLGYPGGPIVESYAKQGKSDIYNFPIPLRSKKQYAFSFSGLKNAVRMQIEREKESKGILSEEFKTNLCASFQKSAITHLMQKCKIFFEQNRSNSHQWKHFGVVGGASANLALREQIEKMCRDYGVTLLLSPLEFCSDNAAMIGRVAIESYQLEEFDTIYSLQTRPRIEAF; via the coding sequence TTGAGTGGGCTTATCTTAAGTATTGAAAGTAGTTGCGATGATAGTTCTATCGCACTCACTCAAATTGATTCTAAACTTTTAATCTTTCATCAAAAAATCTCTCAAGAAAAACAACATTCTGCTTTTGGTGGCGTCGTTCCAGAGCTTGCAAGTCGCCTGCACGCAGAATCCTTACCTCTTATTTTAGAGAAAGTCAAGCCTTATTTTAAGGAAGTAAAAGCTATTGCCATTACCACAGAACCGGGTTTAAATGTAACTTTAATGGAAGGTTTAATAATGGCAAAAACTTTGGCTTTTTCATTAAATATTCCAATCATTGGTGTAAATCATTTAAAAGGGCATTTGTATTCTTTGTTCTTAGAATCTGAAGCAGTTTTTCCTCTAGGAGTTTTGCTTGTTTCGGGAGGACATACACTATTGCTTGAAGCACAGGGATTCCACGATATTAGCATTTGCGCACAAAGCCTAGATGATAGTTTTGGTGAAAGTTTTGATAAGGTAGCAAAAATGCTCTTGCTTGGTTATCCCGGCGGACCAATCGTGGAATCTTATGCGAAACAGGGAAAGAGTGATATTTATAATTTTCCTATTCCATTGCGTAGCAAGAAGCAATATGCCTTTAGTTTTTCAGGATTAAAAAATGCGGTAAGAATGCAAATTGAAAGGGAAAAGGAATCCAAAGGGATTTTAAGTGAGGAATTTAAAACAAACCTCTGTGCTAGCTTCCAAAAATCTGCCATAACGCACTTGATGCAAAAATGTAAAATATTTTTTGAGCAGAATCGTTCCAACTCTCATCAATGGAAGCATTTTGGAGTCGTAGGTGGAGCAAGTGCCAATCTTGCTTTAAGGGAACAAATAGAAAAGATGTGCAGGGATTATGGTGTTACATTATTGCTTTCTCCTTTGGAATTTTGTTCGGATAATGCCGCAATGATTGGACGCGTGGCAATAGAATCTTATCAACTTGAAGAATTTGATACCATTTATTCTCTGCAAACTCGCCCAAGAATTGAAGCATTTTAA
- a CDS encoding hydrogenase-4 component G translates to MAMNISSNSTKSSFEYANDLQNAMSSNPLKKDETSAEDRNKKIQEAALNIDAKSLVTGYIMQFQMNVTISSETNFSSQNGLFGSNTSAMNDPFKLSGILKGLDLSSIGYDGKPIQELTQDEAKALIAEDGFFGVAKTSDRIADFVLAGAGDDVEKLKAGREGIIRGYNQAEKAWGGNLPDISKETLEKALEKVDKKLASLGVNVLDQNA, encoded by the coding sequence ATGGCAATGAATATTTCTAGTAATTCTACAAAAAGTAGTTTTGAGTATGCAAACGATTTGCAAAATGCAATGAGTTCTAATCCGCTTAAAAAGGACGAAACTTCGGCGGAAGATAGAAATAAAAAGATACAAGAAGCGGCTTTAAACATTGATGCAAAGTCTTTGGTAACAGGTTATATTATGCAATTTCAAATGAATGTTACGATTTCAAGTGAGACAAATTTCTCTTCGCAAAATGGGCTTTTTGGTTCAAATACAAGTGCGATGAATGACCCTTTTAAACTAAGTGGGATTCTAAAAGGTTTGGATTTAAGTTCTATTGGCTATGATGGGAAGCCTATTCAAGAACTTACACAAGATGAAGCAAAAGCATTAATTGCAGAGGACGGATTTTTTGGTGTTGCAAAAACATCAGACAGAATCGCAGATTTTGTTTTAGCTGGTGCAGGAGATGATGTTGAGAAATTGAAAGCTGGTAGAGAGGGAATCATCAGAGGTTACAATCAAGCAGAAAAAGCTTGGGGTGGTAATTTGCCTGATATTAGCAAAGAAACTTTGGAAAAAGCTTTAGAAAAAGTAGATAAAAAATTAGCAAGCTTGGGTGTAAATGTTTTAGACCAAAACGCATAA
- a CDS encoding agmatine deiminase family protein — protein MKKIFAEWEKQDGILLSFPHKNSDWKPYLDEVRNTYCEIIYPILQVESCLLVCENKTSTKDYINNYFAKKGWNPKLLSRLYCVEIPSNDTWTRDFGGITITKNNQNIVLDFGFNGWGLKFASNFDNKITRELAKLGILKNIKTENLILEGGSIESNGAGILLTNTQCLLEDNRNPTYTQKQLEKKLKKTLGIQQILWLNSGYLSGDDTDSHIDTLARFVDKKTIVYVGCADKNDEHYPALLAMKKELEKLRDLKGEPFKLVELPFVGAKYFDNERLPATYANFLFLNGRILLPTYQDSNDNLAREILQNICPKHEVIPIDCSVLIRQHGSLHCISMQFPKKTLNFKALKNLKI, from the coding sequence ATGAAAAAAATTTTTGCAGAATGGGAAAAACAAGATGGAATCTTGCTCTCTTTTCCACATAAAAATTCAGATTGGAAGCCTTATTTAGACGAAGTGCGCAATACATATTGCGAAATTATTTATCCAATTTTACAGGTAGAATCTTGTCTGCTTGTGTGTGAAAATAAAACATCTACCAAAGATTACATAAACAATTATTTTGCCAAAAAAGGCTGGAATCCAAAACTTCTTTCTCGTCTATATTGCGTAGAGATTCCTAGTAACGATACTTGGACGCGTGATTTTGGAGGTATCACGATTACAAAAAACAATCAAAACATTGTACTTGATTTTGGATTTAATGGTTGGGGATTGAAGTTTGCTTCCAATTTTGACAACAAAATCACACGCGAACTTGCTAAACTTGGAATCTTAAAAAACATTAAAACAGAAAATTTAATTTTAGAGGGTGGGAGCATAGAAAGTAACGGGGCTGGCATTTTGCTTACCAACACACAATGCTTGCTAGAGGACAACCGCAATCCAACCTATACACAAAAACAACTTGAAAAAAAACTCAAAAAAACTCTAGGGATTCAACAGATTCTATGGCTAAACTCTGGCTATTTAAGTGGTGATGACACCGATAGCCATATTGATACTCTTGCGCGTTTTGTAGATAAAAAAACTATTGTCTATGTGGGTTGTGCGGACAAAAATGACGAACATTATCCCGCGCTCCTTGCAATGAAAAAGGAGTTGGAAAAATTGCGCGACCTAAAAGGTGAGCCTTTCAAACTCGTTGAATTACCCTTTGTTGGCGCAAAGTATTTTGATAATGAGCGACTTCCCGCAACTTATGCGAACTTTTTATTTTTAAATGGGAGGATTTTACTTCCCACCTATCAAGATTCCAATGATAATCTTGCAAGAGAGATTCTGCAAAACATTTGCCCAAAACACGAAGTCATACCCATTGATTGTTCTGTGCTAATCCGACAACACGGGAGTTTGCATTGTATTAGTATGCAATTTCCAAAAAAGACATTAAATTTTAAAGCTCTTAAGAATCTTAAAATATAA
- a CDS encoding FkbM family methyltransferase encodes MSPSSKNWGGANSPYLQNAKAISLGVSDYSPWDLEMAEIGYLVIEYDGSITHSPYTHPNITFHKKFVATNNSDSTITLETLLKDNQLDSTQANILQIDIENAEWEMLENINIETLAQNFAQVIFEFHGCNPEEKSGFHQRITQLGRLDKHFCPIHLHFNNHGKIFYSRGLFFSTSIEVSYINRKCLKDLGFNESQKIEQGILKDLDSPTWLANPEIPIRFS; translated from the coding sequence GTGTCGCCCTCTTCTAAAAATTGGGGGGGGGCAAATAGCCCCTATTTGCAAAATGCAAAGGCAATTTCACTAGGAGTTTCCGATTATTCTCCTTGGGATTTAGAAATGGCGGAGATTGGCTATCTAGTGATAGAATATGATGGAAGTATCACACATTCACCCTACACACACCCCAATATTACTTTTCACAAAAAATTCGTTGCAACAAATAATAGCGATTCTACTATTACATTGGAAACACTTCTCAAGGACAATCAGCTAGATTCCACACAGGCGAATATTTTGCAAATTGATATTGAAAATGCAGAATGGGAAATGCTGGAAAATATCAATATAGAAACTTTGGCGCAAAACTTTGCGCAGGTCATTTTTGAATTCCACGGCTGCAATCCCGAAGAAAAAAGTGGATTTCATCAAAGAATCACACAACTTGGGCGTTTAGATAAGCATTTCTGCCCCATTCATTTGCATTTTAATAATCACGGCAAAATCTTTTATTCTAGAGGATTGTTTTTTAGCACCTCCATAGAGGTTAGCTACATTAACCGCAAATGCTTGAAAGATTTGGGTTTCAATGAAAGTCAAAAAATAGAGCAAGGAATCTTAAAAGATTTGGATTCTCCTACTTGGCTTGCAAATCCAGAAATTCCGATTCGGTTTTCTTAA
- the fdhD gene encoding formate dehydrogenase accessory sulfurtransferase FdhD, translating into MESYYQALKIERISPSGFGGDSLGFVEDCVIAEERVGFYLNGKKLLSVMSIPKEQDCHIVGFLISEGVINDVSQIRRLEIAKDGKSVAIEAEIVEENLKNLFREKTLTSGCCVGVAGNLEGHIIERFVESDRKISCSELFECLQCFESPSEMFEKTGCVHKAMLVLRDSTLICEDIGRHNAIDKVMGKARLQGLDTRNAILYVSGRLSLEMVIKAVMHNIPIVISKAAATLMGVKAAQETGVTLVGFARGKRANIYTHSGRITE; encoded by the coding sequence ATGGAATCCTATTATCAAGCGTTGAAAATTGAAAGAATCTCTCCTAGTGGGTTTGGGGGAGATTCTTTAGGATTTGTAGAAGATTGTGTGATTGCAGAGGAGCGCGTTGGCTTTTATCTCAATGGCAAAAAGCTACTTTCAGTTATGAGTATCCCAAAAGAACAAGATTGTCATATCGTTGGGTTTTTGATAAGTGAAGGTGTGATTAATGATGTATCACAGATTCGTCGTTTGGAGATTGCAAAAGACGGAAAATCTGTTGCAATAGAAGCAGAGATTGTAGAGGAGAATCTTAAGAATCTCTTTCGCGAGAAAACATTAACTTCTGGCTGTTGTGTAGGAGTTGCTGGGAACTTGGAGGGACATATTATAGAGCGGTTTGTGGAATCTGATAGGAAGATTTCGTGTAGTGAGCTTTTTGAGTGTTTGCAATGCTTTGAATCCCCAAGTGAAATGTTTGAGAAGACAGGCTGTGTGCATAAAGCAATGTTGGTTTTGCGGGATTCCACACTTATTTGTGAGGATATTGGGAGACACAATGCGATTGACAAAGTAATGGGAAAGGCGCGTTTGCAAGGGCTTGATACACGCAATGCGATTCTTTATGTGAGTGGAAGATTATCGCTTGAAATGGTGATTAAAGCAGTGATGCATAACATTCCTATTGTGATTTCTAAGGCTGCTGCTACTCTTATGGGAGTGAAAGCTGCGCAAGAGACAGGAGTAACGCTTGTGGGTTTTGCGCGTGGCAAAAGAGCAAATATCTATACGCATAGTGGGAGAATCACAGAGTAG